A stretch of Pseudolysobacter antarcticus DNA encodes these proteins:
- the hfq gene encoding RNA chaperone Hfq gives MSKGQSLQDPFLNALRRERVPVSIYLVNGIKLQGTVESFDQFVVLLRNTVSQMVYKHAISTVVPSRNVRITEGATGADDAHEPLAESE, from the coding sequence ATGTCCAAGGGTCAGTCGTTGCAAGATCCGTTCTTGAATGCGTTGCGCCGTGAGCGTGTGCCGGTTTCGATCTATCTGGTCAACGGCATCAAGTTGCAGGGTACGGTCGAGTCGTTCGATCAATTTGTCGTGTTGCTGCGTAATACCGTCAGCCAGATGGTGTACAAGCACGCCATTTCCACCGTGGTTCCGAGTCGCAATGTGCGGATCACGGAAGGCGCCACCGGCGCCGACGATGCCCATGAACCATTAGCCGAAAGCGAATAA
- the miaA gene encoding tRNA (adenosine(37)-N6)-dimethylallyltransferase MiaA has protein sequence MNRIDTRPLAIFLMGPTASGKTALAVHLAERFALDLISVDSALVYRGMDIGTAKPDAETLSRFPHRLIDIRDPHENYSAGEFREDALREMQAITATNRVPLLVGGTSLYFRALQRGLSDLPDADQQLREELSREGEQLGWPAMHARLATLDPLAATRIKPMDAQRIQRALEVITLTGRPLSELQAGITQRFPYRVLKLALMPADRVELHARIAERFDLMLEQGLLAEVQTLHARGDLHAAMPALRAVGYRQGWQHLDNEFGIEEFRDRGIFATRQLAKRQITWLRSELDVRWVEPLRAGWLALAQAAVRNFLAIPVSPTSA, from the coding sequence ATGAACCGTATCGACACGCGACCGCTGGCGATTTTCCTGATGGGGCCGACCGCTTCGGGCAAGACCGCGCTGGCGGTGCATCTGGCCGAACGTTTTGCGCTGGATTTGATCAGCGTCGATTCGGCGCTGGTGTATCGCGGCATGGATATTGGCACCGCAAAACCCGATGCCGAAACGCTGAGCCGGTTTCCGCATCGACTCATCGACATTCGTGATCCGCACGAGAATTATTCAGCCGGCGAATTTCGCGAAGATGCCTTGCGCGAGATGCAGGCGATCACCGCGACCAATCGCGTGCCGCTTTTGGTCGGTGGCACCAGCCTGTATTTTCGTGCGTTGCAGCGTGGCCTGTCGGATCTGCCGGATGCCGACCAACAACTGCGCGAGGAACTGTCGCGCGAAGGCGAGCAGCTCGGCTGGCCGGCCATGCATGCGCGCCTGGCAACACTCGATCCGCTCGCAGCGACCCGCATCAAGCCGATGGATGCACAACGCATCCAGCGCGCGCTGGAAGTGATAACACTCACCGGCCGACCGTTGTCGGAATTGCAGGCCGGCATCACGCAGCGGTTTCCGTATCGTGTGCTCAAGCTCGCGCTGATGCCGGCGGATCGCGTCGAGTTGCACGCACGCATCGCCGAGCGTTTTGACCTGATGCTCGAACAAGGTCTGCTCGCCGAAGTGCAAACGTTGCATGCGCGCGGTGATTTGCACGCGGCGATGCCGGCGTTGCGGGCGGTCGGTTATCGGCAAGGCTGGCAACATCTCGACAACGAGTTTGGCATTGAGGAGTTTCGCGATCGCGGAATCTTCGCTACCCGTCAGCTGGCGAAACGCCAGATCACCTGGCTGCGCTCCGAGTTGGATGTGCGCTGGGTTGAACCGCTGCGCGCTGGTTGGCTGGCTCTGGCGCAAGCTGCGGTGCGCAATTTTCTGGCGATACCGGTATCGCCGACATCGGCTTGA
- the tdh gene encoding L-threonine 3-dehydrogenase, giving the protein MKALVKREAVKGIWMEQVPMPEIGPNDVLIKLEKTAICGTDLHIYKWDEWSQRTIKPGLVIGHEFVGRIVDMGPGVRGYTLGQRVSAEGHIVCGVCRNCRAGRQHLCPNTIGIGVNRNGAFAEYIAMPSSNLWPIPDQIGSELAAFFDPYGNAAHCALEFDLIGEDVLITGAGPIGIIAAGIAKHVGARNVVVTDVNDYRLKLAADMGATRVVNVAKQSLKDVMRDLHMEGFDVALEMSGNPKAFNEMLDGMYHGGKIALLGILPNGAGIDWDKVIFKGLVLHGMYGRRMYETWYKMTQMLLTGFPLQKVLTHQIHIDDFQKGFDLMESGQCGKVVCSWN; this is encoded by the coding sequence ATGAAAGCCCTGGTCAAGCGCGAAGCCGTCAAAGGTATCTGGATGGAACAGGTGCCGATGCCCGAGATCGGCCCGAACGACGTTCTCATCAAGCTCGAGAAAACCGCGATCTGCGGCACCGACCTGCACATCTACAAATGGGATGAATGGTCGCAGCGCACGATCAAACCCGGCCTCGTAATCGGTCACGAATTTGTCGGCCGTATCGTCGACATGGGGCCCGGCGTGCGCGGTTACACGCTCGGCCAGCGCGTATCGGCGGAAGGTCATATCGTCTGCGGCGTGTGTCGCAATTGTCGCGCCGGGCGCCAGCATCTGTGCCCGAACACGATCGGCATCGGCGTCAATCGCAATGGCGCATTCGCAGAATACATCGCGATGCCGTCGAGCAATCTGTGGCCGATTCCGGATCAGATCGGTTCGGAACTCGCCGCGTTTTTCGATCCTTACGGCAACGCGGCGCACTGCGCACTGGAGTTCGACCTGATCGGCGAAGACGTATTGATTACCGGCGCCGGCCCGATCGGCATCATCGCCGCGGGCATCGCCAAACATGTCGGCGCGCGTAATGTCGTGGTCACAGACGTCAACGATTATCGCCTCAAGCTTGCCGCCGACATGGGCGCGACGCGCGTGGTCAACGTCGCCAAACAATCACTGAAAGATGTCATGCGCGACCTGCACATGGAAGGCTTCGACGTCGCACTGGAAATGTCCGGCAATCCGAAAGCGTTCAACGAAATGCTCGACGGCATGTACCACGGCGGCAAGATCGCGCTGCTTGGCATTTTGCCGAACGGCGCCGGCATCGACTGGGACAAAGTGATCTTCAAGGGCCTTGTACTGCACGGCATGTACGGTCGCCGCATGTACGAAACCTGGTACAAGATGACGCAGATGCTGCTGACCGGATTCCCACTGCAGAAAGTGCTCACGCACCAGATCCACATCGACGATTTCCAGAAAGGTTTTGACCTCATGGAATCAGGGCAATGCGGCAAGGTGGTTTGCTCCTGGAATTAA